The Temnothorax longispinosus isolate EJ_2023e unplaced genomic scaffold, Tlon_JGU_v1 HiC_scaffold_75, whole genome shotgun sequence genome has a segment encoding these proteins:
- the LOC139824994 gene encoding uncharacterized protein — MGAVSPSLHVQPVHSFATTIESIDAAVGQFWKLEVVPESIPCSEQDRRCREIFDQTTYRDHSGRFVVSYPFISDPPTFVDSRPVAVNRLRALERRFRSNGEFREGYNAFMQDYFDSGHMELASDPFPADGRVYYLPHHGVYKLDSATTKLRVVFDASSKCPNGLSLNDTLLSGPKLQPDIVAVLLLFRAEPVAITADVKQMFRQIWIHPEHRNYQRIVWRFSESEPIFDYILTTVTFGTTASPFLANYCLLKLAHDNRSKYPLVYAALIEFLYVDDVVVSVRTVERAVALRDQLLELFRSAGFELRKWASSHPAAMGGLDPEICSRRTLSFELADDQTLMVLGLRWHSQSDSFGFQLNPLTRGCTKRTILSEVASIFDPLGFLAPLTFTAKRLIQRLWTLKLEWDDEPLSDVRRQWERYKSEFAALAPLRIPRTFPSGANFRHELHGFCDASEQGYGAVVYLRTVAPAETGVAILCAKSKVAPLRAISLPRLELCAALLLANLLAYVRQVLQGHIEIDAEYAWSDARVALCWIRSSPHRWKTFVRNRVARIQDKIPISAWGHVATELNPADHCSRGLFPRELVANSLWWRGLEWLMDFESRTEPTLSEETLPCEEERITALVACDLPHSILSLLNKFSSWNKICRIIAYLLRFARRSGAKSVPATLAVDQLEAQSALLVVVKLVQSISFSEEIDQFRNGRRLPKPFIRLAPFLDPTGVLRVGGKLTHSGLTLEAKHPVLLPSKHRLTELVIEQTHRTHLHPGRRTLQYLLAQQFWIIGVHRAIRRVLADCYMCFRANPRALQPPMADLPADRVNAVKAFSISGVDFAGPFSIVPRRARGASSFKTYVCLFVCFTTKATHLEVALSLSTDSFLAALRRFVSRRGRCSLLYSDCGTNFVGAARELEQHMCHATERERIQWSFNPPSAPHFGGLWESNVKSFKTYLRRVVGDQTLSLEEFTTVLTQIESVLNSRPLCPLSTDLLDLEVLSPGHFLTMEPLVAVLSPDLTPLATSRLGRWQLVQRMHQDFWKRWHKEYLHTLQQRPKWWISANPLTVGSLVLIKDDNASPLRWKCGRVETLHLGSDGVPRVATVRVADGSILRPLVKLCPLPTGTPRAADSE, encoded by the coding sequence ATGGGCGCGGTCTCTCCTTCACTTCACGTACAACCCGTGCACTCCTTCGCCACCACTATCGAGTCGATTGACGCCGCGGTGGGGCAGTTCTGGAAATTGGAGGTTGTTCCCGAATCCATCCCTTGCTCCGAACAGGATCGGCGTTGCAGGGAGATATTCGACCAAACCACCTATCGCGACCATTCGGGTCGCTTTGTTGTCTCATATCCTTTCATCTCGGACCCCCCTACGTTCGTAGATTCGCGACCGGTAGCCGTCAATCGACTGCGTGCACTCGAGCGTCGTTTCAGGTCTAATGGGGAGTTTCGAGAGGGCTATAACGCGTTTATGCAGGACTATTTTGATAGCGGCCACATGGAACTGGCAAGCGATCCCTTTCCCGCGGACGGTCGCGTGTACTATTTGCCCCATCACGGGGTTTACAAGCTGGACAGCGCGACCACAAAGCTTCGCGTAGTTTTCGATGCTTCGTCGAAATGCCCGAACGGGCTATCCTTAAACGATACCTTGCTTAGTGGCCCGAAATTGCAGCCCGACATAGTCGCGGTTCTACTTCTCTTTCGCGCGGAGCCCGTGGCCATTACCGCGGACGTAAAGCAAATGTTTCGGCAGATCTGGATCCACCCGGAGCATCGCAATTATCAGCGCATCGTCTGGCGCTTTTCGGAATCGGAACCGATCTTCGATTACATACTCACGACGGTCACGTTCGGTACCACGGCCTCTCCGTTTCTGGCGAATTATTGCTTGCTCAAATTGGCTCACGACAATCGGAGTAAGTACCCGTTGGTGTACGCGGCGCTGATCGAGTTTCTCTACGTGGACGATGTCGTCGTCAGTGTCCGCACCGTCGAGAGAGCTGTTGCGCTCCGCGATCAATTGCTCGAGCTTTTTCGGAGTGCTGGATTTGAGTTGCGGAAGTGGGCGAGTAGCCACCCCGCCGCGATGGGTGGCCTCGATCCGGAAATCTGTAGTCGGAGGACGCTTTCCTTCGAGTTGGCCGACGATCAAACGCTTATGGTTCTGGGTCTTCGTTGGCACTCGCAGTCAGACAGTTTCGGGTTTCAGCTAAACCCTCTGACGCGAGGATGCACTAAGCGAACGATACTGTCGGAGGTAGCAAGCATATTTGATCCATTAGGATTCTTGGCGCCGTTGACTTTTACCGCAAAACGATTGATCCAACGGTTGTGGACCTTGAAGCTCGAGTGGGACGACGAACCCTTATCAGATGTTCGCCGTCAGTGGGAACGATATAAATCAGAGTTTGCCGCGTTGGCTCCCCTGCGAATACCCCGTACCTTTCCCTCGGGCGCGAACTTTCGGCACGAATTGCATGGTTTTTGCGATGCGAGCGAGCAGGGATATGGGGCTGTCGTGTACTTGCGTACGGTCGCTCCGGCGGAGACCGGGGTCGCGATACTTTGTGCGAAATCTAAGGTAGCTCCATTGCGCGCTATTTCCCTTCCACGTTTAGAGCTCTGCGCTGCGTTACTTCTCGCAAATCTGCTCGCGTACGTCCGCCAGGTCCTGCAGGGACACATAGAGATCGACGCCGAGTACGCCTGGTCCGATGCCCGGGTGGCCCTGTGTTGGATCCGCTCTTCCCCGCATCGATGGAAGACCTTCGTCCGCAACCGCGTTGCTCGGATACAAGACAAGATCCCGATCTCGGCGTGGGGTCACGTGGCCACCGAGCTCAACCCAGCCGATCACTGCTCCCGTGGGCTTTTCCCTCGCGAACTCGTGGCCAATTCACTGTGGTGGAGAGGCCTTGAGTGGCTCATGGACTTCGAATCGCGCACCGAGCCGACACTTTCTGAGGAAACTCTCCCATGCGAGGAAGAGCGGATCACAGCCCTCGTCGCCTGCGATCTCCCTCATTCTATACTTTCGCTATTAAATAAGTTTTCGTCATGGAATAAGATTTGTAGGATTATCGCGTATCTTCTAAGATTCGCCCGTCGATCCGGGGCCAAGTCGGTGCCCGCGACCTTGGCCGTGGATCAACTCGAGGCGCAGTCGGCGCTACTAGTTGTAGTTAAACTCGTCCAATCGATTTCCTTCAGTGAAGAAATCGATCAATTTCGAAACGGGAGGAGGCTGCCCAAGCCGTTTATTAGACTCGCCCCCTTTCTTGACCCAACGGGTGTTCTCAGGGTGGGCGGCAAGCTCACCCACTCGGGGCTGACGCTTGAGGCCAAGCATCCTGTGCTCCTCCCCAGCAAACACCGACTTACCGAGCTCGTCATCGAGCAGACACACCGTACGCATCTGCACCCGGGGAGACGCACGCTTCAGTATTTGCTCGCCCAGCAATTCTGGATAATCGGGGTTCATCGCGCAATCCGCCGCGTCTTAGCCGATTGCTATATGTGCTTCCGAGCAAATCCTCGCGCTCTCCAGCCTCCTATGGCCGATCTCCCGGCCGACCGGGTTAATGCAGTCAAAGCGTTTTCAATCAGCGGTGTAGACTTCGCGGGGCCGTTCTCGATCGTACCCCGCCGAGCTCGGGGAGCCTCCTCCTTCAAGACTTATGTATGCCTGTTCGTTTGCTTCACAACTAAGGCGACCCATTTAGAAGTCGCTCTTTCATTATCTACAGACTCCTTTCTCGCTGCGCTGCGACGCTTCGTATCCCGTCGCGGACGCTGCTCACTCTTGTACAGTGATTGCGGAACGAATTTTGTGGGAGCAGCGCGAGAACTCGAGCAACACATGTGCCACGCGACGGAGCGAGAAAGGATCCAATGGTCCTTCAATCCTCCCTCTGCGCCCCATTTCGGGGGCCTCTGGGAGTCGAATGTTAAATCGTTTAAAACCTACCTTCGACGAGTGGTAGGGGATCAAACCCTTTCGTTGGAGGAGTTCACGACGGTCCTCACCCAGATAGAGTCCGTCCTGAACTCTCGACCCCTCTGTCCGCTGAGCACCGACCTCTTGGATTTGGAAGTCCTATCGCCCGGACATTTCTTGACTATGGAGCCTCTCGTGGCCGTCCTTTCGCCCGACCTGACTCCGCTGGCGACGAGTCGCTTAGGCCGGTGGCAGCTGGTACAGCGGATGCACCAGGATTTCTGGAAGCGCTGGCACAAGGAGTATCTCCATACTTTACAGCAGCGTCCCAAGTGGTGGATCTCCGCCAATCCGCTCACCGTGGGCTCGTTGGTACTTATTAAGGACGATAACGCGTCCCCGTTGCGCTGGAAATGCGGCCGTGTAGAAACGTTACATCTCGGTAGCGATGGTGTCCCGCGTGTCGCCACGGTTCGGGTGGCGGACGGCTCGATCTTGCGTCCCCTGGTGAAGCTATGCCCCTTGCCGACGGGCACACCACGGGCCGCGGATTCCgagtaa
- the LOC139824995 gene encoding uncharacterized protein: protein MQEVHQYSMLAVDNVAMRPTFLVRYPAVAQLVQDFEEAHLQIIQDATDEEFAQEDVIRNDFDTMRFAVIGRYESFVPARETDESAQGAPPAHHSAIKLPKIALPQFNGDLDKWPSFIALYNQAIHENRSVSAIEKYQYLLASLSGEALGVVRNLPLTAENYEIAYDALRERYQNKRKLATQYWRSFVHAKPLVADSAESLRALLDVFTENTRALSMLDYPVDGWDFMLLNHLLEKLTPTLREKFEAAHMTVESPRYDQLTRFLAGYCTVLASASSSSAQPSKKKAASTTSLVVQNAACPKCTEQHLLAKCPVFLQFSVRERHNFARESGLCLNCLRVGHNLRNCSSPFTCRHCQAKHHSLLHFGQAGVPSLEAAAAVTPVVESPAAPADTGDKPIVSMASISNRVVLLSTVRAEALDAHGSAFPVRILLYSASQANFVTESCLQRGGFARARHRATVMGVGETRAATTRGLTSFVFRVRNETDIRFPVEATVLPRITSPLPGSRVDSKPWDHLRGLPLADPQNFICPAPSISCWGRNPLCPCCATVGVPVKSENRTPL from the coding sequence ATGCAGGAAGTGCATCAATATTCGATGCTTGCGGTAGACAACGTGGCCATGAGGCCAACCTTCCTTGTTCGGTATCCGGCGGTAGCGCAATTAGTTCAGGATTTTGAGGAGGCCCACCTCCAAATAATCCAAGACGCTACGGATGAAGAATTCGCCCAAGAAGACGTGATACGTAATGACTTTGACACAATGCGGTTTGCGGTAATAGGGCGTTACGAAAGCTTCGTTCCCGCGCGGGAGACCGACGAATCCGCGCAGGGCGCGCCGCCGGCGCATCACTCCGCGATTAAATTACCGAAGATCGCCCTTCCTCAATTCAACGGTGATCTTGACAAATGGCCGTCGTTTATCGCGCTGTATAACCAGGCGATCCACGAAAATCGCAGTGTGTCCGCGATCGAGAAATATCAATACTTGTTGGCCTCGCTATCGGGGGAGGCTCTCGGCGTGGTGAGAAACCTGCCATTGACCGCGGAAAATTACGAGATCGCGTATGATGCGCTTCGGGAGCGCTACCAGAATAAGCGCAAATTAGCGACGCAGTACTGGCGTTCGTTCGTACACGCCAAACCGTTGGTTGCGGATTCCGCCGAATCCCTCCGCGCGTTACTGGACGTGTTCACCGAGAACACGCGCGCCCTGAGTATGCTGGATTATCCGGTCGACGGGTGGGACTTTATGCTGCTTAATCATTTACTCGAAAAGCTCACTCCCACGCTCCGGGAGAAGTTCGAAGCGGCCCACATGACCGTGGAATCGCCGCGGTATGATCAATTAACGAGATTTCTAGCGGGATACTGCACGGTTCTCGCGTCGGCGTCGAGCTCTTCGGCACAGCCGAGTAAAAAGAAGGCCGCGTCGACCACTTCGCTCGTCGTCCAAAACGCCGCGTGCCCTAAATGTACGGAGCAGCATTTGCTGGCTAAGTGCCCCGTTTTCCTGCAGTTCTCGGTCCGGGAGCGGCACAATTTCGCTCGCGAATCGGGACTCTGTCTAAACTGCCTCCGCGTGGGACATAACTTGAGGAATTGCTCTAGCCCGTTTACCTGCCGGCATTGTCAGGCGAAGCATCACTCGCTCCTGCACTTCGGGCAGGCCGGCGTCCCATCGCTCGAGGCCGCCGCGGCGGTCACTCCAGTCGTGGAGAGCCCCGCGGCTCCGGCGGATACGGGCGATAAACCGATCGTCTCCATGGCGAGCATTTCGAATCGCGTAGTCCTGCTCTCGACGGTTCGTGCGGAGGCGCTCGACGCTCACGGCAGCGCCTTCCCGGTTCGTATATTGCTCTATAGCGCGAGTCAGGCGAATTTCGTCACGGAAAGTTGCCTTCAACGGGGCGGCTTTGCTCGGGCAAGGCATCGTGCGACGGTGAtgggcgttggcgagacgagGGCCGCCACTACGAGGGGCCTCACCTCATTCGTATTCCGGGTGCGAAATGAGACCGACATTCGATTTCCGGTGGAAGCCACCGTGCTTCCTCGCATCACCTCGCCGTTGCCCGGTAGCCGTGTCGATTCCAAACCGTGGGATCACCTGCGAGGGCTGCCCCTCGCAGATCCGCAGAATTTTATTTGCCCGGCTCCATCGATATCCTGCTGGGGGCGGAATCCTTTGTGTCCGTGTTGCGCGACGGTCGGCGTACCGGTAAAATCAGAGAACCGGACGCCTTTATAA
- the LOC139824993 gene encoding 18S rRNA (guanine-N(7))-methyltransferase-like: MCERAIELLVLPEDQSCLLLDIGCGSGLSGSVLEDQGHVWIGVDISSAMLDVVVDKELDGDLILGDIGQGLPFKAGTFDGAVSTSALQWLCYASKTSHNPTKRLYRFFSTLYACLSRAVLQFYPENGEQVELITAQATKAGFYGGVVIDFLNSAKAKKMFLVLMTGGAAPLPKALGVENEDRQTVANSRRFDPLVVRYFIILYLQLF; encoded by the exons ATGTGTGAACGTGCTATAGAACTTCTTGTGCTACCTGAAGATCAGAGCTGCTTGCTTTTGGATATCGGTTGTGGGTCAGGGCTCAGTGGCAGTGTATTGGAAGATCAGGGACACGTATGGATAGGTGTGGACATCTCTTCAGCTATGCTTG acgtagTTGTTGATAAAGAATTAGATGGTGACTTAATTTTGGGAGATATAGGTCAAGGATTGCCATTTAAAGCTGGTACGTTTGATGGGGCTGTCAGTACTTCTGCGCTTCAGTGGTTGTGCTATGCAAGCAAAACTTCGCACAATCCtacaaaacgtttatatcgtttcttcTCAACGTTGTATGCATGCCTGTCAAGAGCAGTGTTACAATTCTATCCAGAGAACGGTGAACAGGTTGAATTAATCACGGCACAAGCCACAAAAGCTGGCTTTTATGGCGGTGTGGTTATCGATTTTCTGAATAGCGCaaaagcaaagaaaatgtTCTTAGTTTTAATGACCGGAGGAGCTGCTCCGCTTCCAAAGGCACTAGGCGTAGAGAACGAAGATAGACAAACCGTCGCTAATTCAAGAAGGTTTGATCCTCTCGTTGtccgttattttattattttgtatttgcaattattttaa